ACAGGTCGCTTCAAAAACCCTGCGCACTGCTGAAAGATCGCGGGGGCTGAGATGGTGGCCTGTCAGGCTGGGCAGTGTGTGCATCGAATTCTCCCGTTTGGAACATAAGAAGGGCTGACGGCCGATCGCCGTTCAAGCCGGCGGTCACGCTGAGGACTTCGCGTAGATAGCGCCGCCTTCGTCATCCCATCGGTCAATCGCCTCGGCTTTCGTCTGCTGAGGCGTCTGATGTTCTCCGCTTGAAGCATCGCCACGTTCGACAAGGGCTGCAGTCAGCCTTTCGCGGCTATTGATACCGTTTTCGAGCGCCGTCATCAGGAAACGCGTGGCAGCAAGCCGTCCACTTGGATCTGCCTTGGCTGTCGTTCCGTAGAAACCCGCAGCGGTAAGCACCTCGACCAATAGGCTGAGGTCGTCGGCATCAAGATAGTGTTCTGGGTGGCTGGAAGACATGACGTCCTCCTTTGGTTGGGGCACAGGTACATGACGACCCGTTCGCGACAGCGCCCGCTTCAATCGCTGTCGACGAAGTATCCTGCGCGCAATATTGCACTGAGGCAACAGACTTCCGTCAAACGTCAGACATAAGTGCATTAGCGACTAATGTGCCTTGCTGCAACTTTCGTGCATCCATGGCATTTGCTAGATCGAGCCTGCGGGGGCCGGCTTTTGCAAAGATCTCGCGCGCGGCAAGCGGTGCCAAACGATAGGCCCGAATGAATTCTTCCAGATCGTAGACTGCATCCCAGCCGCGAAGCAGGGCCTCTCTTTCATACTTGAAATGCCTGGTCATTTAAACGCTCCCGGGTGTCGGATCTCGGCGCAAAAACGGCCATTTGCCAGGCGGCGGAGGAAGCGTCAGATGGGGTATGTGTACTGCTAAACGGCGTGGGGCGCACAAAGTTCCCAAATAGGTCGTCTGCACAAGATACGTTTCGGTGACCGCGGCACGCGTGCTAGAGAACCGGATTTCCGCATCGGTTCGAGCATGGCATGCCGCAGGTCTTCGATTGTTAAGGCGACCAAACGAACTTCGCGGAGAATTGGCGGAGCGCTTCGAATGTGTTCACGAATGGAACGTCGAAGACCAGGCAGAAATCCGGGATCAGGACGCGCTTCTTCACTTCCGGGTTCGGCAGTTCATGCGTGACGACGGTGGCGCCGATCGAACGCGCCTTGGCGATCAACAGTGAACCTGCGCTGTCGAGGAATTTCGCAACTGCCGGCTATCGTGGGCTGTTGCCACGTGCAGGACGATTTCGGCGAAATTGCCCTGCGTGTCGACGTCATCGACTGCCAGGAACCACGCGGGCTCTGCAGATCACGTTCGTGAGTAGCCGCGAAACATCAGCTTCGATCCTCACGCAGTCGCAGTCGCAGTCCAGTTGGGTCACGTGGCGGGATTTCTGTCCTTCAACCGCATGCACCGGATCCCTCTGAACAACCGCAAACAAAGCGGCGCGTCGCGTTCGAGGCGTAGTAAACTACACACTCGTTACAGTAAGTTACGTTGCTGTGAGCCCGGAAGCAACGCAGCGTAAGTAGTGCATCGAGTGACTTCTATTTCAGGGATCCAACGCAATTTTACAGGTTCGGCCATGAGAGCAAAGATACGTACGACGAAACTGCCGACATCTGCGGACTGACAACTTCCCCAAAGGACAATATCATCAAGGCTTCCTCAGGATTACCGATGAGTCAGCTTGAGCCTACCAACTGGTCAAGGGTGGGCGCACCGACAACTGGCAGCGCCCGCCACTACCAAACCCAAAGAACCTAGGGGAGAACGACCAATGAAATTGATCGACAGCAGACTCAGCGGGCTGATGATGGCCCTTGCGGCATCGACTTTCCTCGCCTGCACGATTGGAGCAAGCGCCCAAACGGCAACCCCGCCTGCATCTATCCTGACGCCGGACAAGGTCGAGACTCGCATCGGCACACTCGACTTCAAGGACGGCATGCCGAGCAAGGAAACCATCGAAAAGATCTATGACAATCTGGACTTCACGCACGGGTTCGAGGCGTTCGTGAACACTTTCCAGGGTGTCAGCATAGCGGCGCTTCACAAAGGCTTTCAGAGCGTCGGGGTGAAAGACAATGAAGTCCTCATTTTCTCCGATCTGATGGATTCCAAGTCACTATTCCTGACGGCTAACGCGGACACGATCTATTCCTTGGGAATGCTCGATCTCTCCAAGGGGCCGATGGTGCTTGAGGTGGGACCCAAGATGTTGGGCGCTATCGACGACCAGTGGTTCCGCTGGGTTATTGATTTGGGCGCGCCCGGGGCTGATCGCGGTGAAGGCGGCAAGTATCTCATCCTGCCACCTGGCTACGAGGGTAACGTTCCCGAAGGGGGCTACTTTGTGGCCCGCGCCCGCACCAACTTCGTTATTTGGTTCGCTCGCGCGTTCATGGAAAACAACGATCCAAAGCCGGTGGTCGAACAGATCAAGAAAACACTTAAGGTCTATCCGTACCAAGCCGGCGGCTACGGCACGCCCGTTTCCGAATTCCTTGACGGTAAAACCAAACTCGGGCCGATCACCCCGCCGCCACCGACTGTTTTCCACGAAGGCAGTGGTGTGGTGATGAACACGATACCGCCCAACGACTACTCCTATTACGAGTGGCTCAACGAAATCGTGCAACAGGAGCCTGCAACGGCGCTTGACGCCGAGTTGATGGGCCCGATCGCAGCCATCGGCATCGTCAAAGGCAAACCCTTTGCGCCGGATGCGCGGATGAAGAAGATCCTCACCGAAGCCGTGGCGCTAGCCAACGCCACGTCGCGCACCTTGTTCATGGCTCCTCGCGCTGAGGACTGGTACTATTACCCCGGTTCAAGTTGGGTGAACCAGTTGTTTGTCAGCGGCTACGAGTTCGAGACGCCGATTCCAGAAATTACGCCAGAGGGCGCCAAGCCCTACCCGGCCACAGGGTACCGCTTGCTGGACTCCAGAACGTCCTTCTTCTACGGCGTCACCGGCATTACGCCAGGGATGGCCATGCGCGTGCCGGGCATTGGCTCGCAGTACCTGTGGACGATCGTGGATGCAGACAAGCAGCCCTTCGACGGTGCCAAGACCTACAAGGTGACGCTGCCGAAGGACATTCCTTACGCCAATTTCTGGTCCTTTATTGCCTACGACAACCAGACGCGTTCGATGCTCGATACCCCCCAGCGCTACCCGCGCGCCGGCAGCCAGAGCTATCCTTCGCCCGCGGCCGAGGCAGCTGCCGACGGCACGACGACGGTCTGGTTCTCGCCGCAACAACCTGAAGGCGTCGCTCGGGGTAACTGGATCCAGACCGTGCCGGGCAAGGGGTTTATCCCGTGCCTGCGTCTCTACGGACCGCTCGAACCATTTTTCACGAAGGAATGGAGGCCCAGCGAAGTTGAACTGGTGACCAAGTGACGGGACGCAGATCTCCAGTCGAGAGCTGAAGGATACCAGCTCTGCAGCAGTGGTGAAGGAAGCTTGCTCTCATTTCTAAGGAGAATTTCAATATGAACATCAATCGCTTCGCAACCGTAGTAGCCTTTGCGGGAGGCCTTGCCATCGCGACGGGTGCGATCGCGCAAGACGTCGCCAAGAAACCACACGTCCCGCTGGAAAAAACCATCGGCCATGTCACGCCGACTGGTCCGGTCCCATCGCTGGCGGTGATCAATTCGGATGGCGCTACGCTTGACGGTAGCAAATTGGTGCTGACGGGTGTGTCGAAGAACTCGATCGTCTTCGCCGACCGGCCCGTTCGCGCTGCAGGTCACGTAACCACCCAGCAGTTCATCATGCAGTGGGATGAAGGCAAGGACAACTTCGCCATCGACCCGCCAAATGCGACGGTTTCAATTCTTGGCGGCGACGGCTCGGATGTGAACGACGCCGTGGTTACGCTCAAGTCGCCGAAGCTGGAAGGAAATACGCTCACGTTCGACGTTGCCGTCCTGGAAGGCAGCCTGAACAATGCGAGCGGTCCAGCAGCTCTTTTCATTGACGCCTTCGCGTTTCGCGGACCGGGCGGCGGTGGATTCGCCCATGTGGGTGGCTACGGTGGCGCGGTTTGGCACGGTGGTGGATACGGCTACCACGGTGGCGCCTACTGGCACGCCCCGGTCTATCACGGCGCTTGGTATGGCGCTGGCGCCGTCGCGGGGGCAGCTGTTGCCGGGGCTGCTGTTGGCGCAGCCGTAGGTGCTGCTGCTGCGCCCTATTACCCACCCCGGCGTGTGGCTACTATCCCTATCCGCCCTGCTACTGATGCAATTGAAAAGTGGTCCATTCATGAAGCCCTGTGCCGCCGAGTCGCCGACGGCACAGGATCTCCCTCCCAGGTCCGATCCCATACGCACGCTTTCCAAGGCCGATTAGAAAAAACACATCGAGGCCACAATCACATCAAGGAGCTTGCCTCCGCCTCGGAGCAAGCCCAATGACCATGCCGCTGCATCGCAGCGCCAGACTTATCACCGCGGGCAGATTGCTCTCGCTGCCGCGATCGTGCTTGGAAATCGCTGCCACACCAAAAGTCCTTGCCAAGCGAAAGCCATCCAAACATGCGCCCCTGAGGGCGGATGAGTGATGGGTCGGCAGTTCGAATCCTATCAAGGCGTCAGTACTTCTTTTTGCGAACGATCTTGTTGCCGCGTGGTCCGCTGACGACAGGTGTTCTGTCACGGTTTTCAGAAACAAGACTTCGCCAGCGTTCAAGGCGGTCGGCGGCCAAAGTGCCGCTTTTGACAGCTGCCTGAACCGCGCAGCCCGGTTCATTCGCATGGGTACAATCGCGAAATCGGCAAGCCGGTGCCAGTTCCTTTATGTCGGAAAAAAGCGTGTCGATCCCGTCGGTGATATCGCTGACGTAAAGTGTTCTTATTCCCGGCGTGTCTATGACCCAGCCGCCGCCCGGAATAGGATGCAGCGAGCGCGCGGTCGTGGTGTGACGGCCTTGCGCGTCATGTTCGCGAATAGTCCCGGTTTTCTGCTTTGCGTCAGATGCAGGTCTGGTCAGCGTGTTTACCAACGTCGACTTTCCTACTCCGGACGATCCCACCAGGGCGATCGTTTGGCCAACGCCGCACCAGGAACTCAAAAAGGAGCTTGCATCGGCAGAGCGCCCATTCAGGGCGACCACAGGTAGGTCACGCTGTAAAGCCTCGGCTTTGGCCTGAAATATGCCAACGTCGTCCGCAGTGTCAGCCTTGGTCAACACGATGACCGGTTTGCTGCCCGCCTCGTTGGCCATGATTAGGTAACGTTCTAGCCGGTCAATATTGAAATCGGCGTTGCACGACGTCACGATCAACAGTGTGTCGATGTTGGCAGCAACAAGTTGTTGGCCACGTCCGACTTCCGGGCGTCGCTTAAACACGGTTTTCCGGTCAAGCCGGCGGACAAGCATGTGGGACCGGGGATCGGCAAGCACCCAGTCGCCCACCGCGAAGTCAGCCGTACTGGCGTGGGCTGGTAGCTCTAGCCTGTCTGACCCCGTGGCGCCCATCGCCTCGATGCGTGCCCGGTGCACCGACGCGACGCGCTTGGGTACGAGGTCAGCTTCAGTGGGCTTTACCTGATCTGCAAAAAAGTCAGACCAACCAAGCAATTCCAACGCTGAGCGGAGGCAGGAGTTCGTCAAATTTTGCTTCGCCTTTGATTATGCAAGCTTCTTGTGTTGAGGATCTCGCTTTGGCAAAGAATTTGCGTAAGCAGCAGCCTCGCCCGAGTAGGGGAAATGGTCGCCTAACTGACGGTCACCGTCATAAACTTTGAAGGTTGGCCCATCGACTTCGACGATTTTATACCCATTCACGTATTCAAACTTTGGCGTTTTCCAACCCATAAATGCTCTCCAGTGTCGGTCCAGCGTTTCCAAACTCTGAAAATGATGTCCGGCTGTCATACTTCGCAATCTATCGCAATATCACATGCCTGCACAAAAGACGAACTCGCCAACGCTGGTTCGTATCCCATCAAGAGCGTGCCGCCATCACATATGTCGCGGTGCATTTCCCGAACGCCACCGACGTCACCCCCGCGCGAAGGACTGACTGTTTGTTGATAGCGGCGGGAGTAGCAAACTACTTCGATGTTATCCGGACATGTGTCTCACCAACTGGGCCGTGATGGCCCGCAGCCGTCAGCCGCGGGCCGGGCAGTTCACTCTCGGGGACTGGAGCCGGCCGGGGGACCTTGCACAGGTCTTGCCCTTCGTGCGGGATCGCTTTCGACTGGACTATGTCGATCCGGCAGAAGTCATCCGGACTACAGGCGCGTTCCACGAATATCCCAACTGCGATCGCGAGCCGCTGCCGCGCTGGTCGTTCGGGCGTGTCACCCTGCTGGGAGATGCGGCCCACCCCAGCACCTGAAGAACTGGTCGCTAACCTATCCTGATCGCCGCACCCCTGCGCTCTCGCCAGCGTATGACTTGTTGTCGACTATCCCTTACATCGAGGGGGAAGATACGGCGGCGCTCAATTTCTCCCGCACAAAAAAGATGGCGGCACTGTCGAAAGACGAGCTGGCGCATCTGGCTGCGAAAGCGGAGCTTTCCGAAAAGCTGGTGATCGACACGTCGCGCGAGACGGTTGAACGTTTTAGGGCGGAAAAGAAGAACCTGCCGATGGCCGCCAAGGTCGCCGACGCAATCGATAGGCACGCTCCGACGGTCGAGCTGTATCGTGAGTTCGCGAAGTAGTGCCTTGCGCTCGGCATTCAACTTGTCAAGCCATGCTGTATATTCAAGGCTTTGTCACCCGTAGACCTCCAGATCCAGTGTTGATCGCACTTGCGCTACCGCCGTTCCATTCGGCCGCCCGGCGCGTGAGTGCGGCAATTGAACTTTGAGAGAAGGGTGGAAAATGGCCTCAAATTCCGCCTCGATCAGCTTTCGTGGGCGACGACAAGCACGTCAGGGTCTTCTGGCGCTGCCGGCCGATGCATCGCCGGATCCGGAACCGGTGATATATTAGGGGCCGACAGGTGCCTTGGCCGCCAGCTCGGCGGCTTTGCTCATGTTGAGCGCTTGCTGCGCACCGGCGGCTTCATCGCTTCCCCCCGTAACATGGACGGTTGGAACCGCGATCTTGATGCCGTTCTCATCGAAAGCCTTCTTGATCATCATGAAAGCGCGTCGCTTTATGGTGAACTGCGCACCCGGTTTGGTCATCAGCTTCATTCTGAGCACGATCGCGAAGTCGCCGAAGCTGTCGACGCCCTGCATCTTCAAAGGCTGAAGCGTGTCGGCAGCGAACTCCGGGTCCGCAGCCAGCTCCTGACCGACCTTCTTGATGAGCCTACGAGCGAGATCTACGTCGGAATCGTAGGTGACATTGAGAGTCATCTTGTCGATCACCCAGTCGCGGCTCATGTTCTGAACGGCTCCCAGCTCGCCGAACGGCACTGTGAAGATTGGGCCACGGTGATGCCGCAGCCTGACCGACCGCAGGCTGAACGATTCGACGGTGCCCTTGTAGCTGCCGCTCTGGATGTATTCACCGACACGGAAGGCATCGTCGAGCATATAGAAAACGCCACTCAGGACGTCCTTAACCAGCGTCTGCGAACCGAAACCGATGGCGACGCCGAAAATGCCCGCGCCGGCGATCAACGGTGCGATCTGCACGCCCAGTCCGGACAGGATCGTCAGTACGGTGACGACGCCGATGAAGACAGCGAGCACGTTGCGGAATATTGGCAGCAGCGTGCGCAGCCGCGCGCCGCGGGCGAGTTCATCGGCATTGGAACCGTCCTTTGGCCCAAGCTCCATCCGATATGCGATCAACGCCTTTGACAGCTGCCAAAGCAGGTCGGCGACCAGGAGAATGATGATGCCGTTGGACAGTCCGGATATCACGATCGCGCCAGTTTCGCTGCCGGCGAGGGCCGCAGCTCTGATCCGCCAGACATAGGCGAGCCATGCGACCGCCGCGGCAATCACCACTGCCCTGGCGCCCCTGACGATGAGCACGTTCAGCATGACGCCGACGGCCCCGGTACGCGTGATCCTGTTTGCGAAGGCTTGCGCCACATCGCCCACACCGCGCACCAGGGCCGGCAAGAGCAGCGAATAGATGCCTAGCCACATTAGTCCCAGCAATCCCGCTACCCAAGCCGACCAAAGCACGACGAGGTAGAGGGTGAGCAGTGACTTGGCGACGAGTGAAGCCGGCTTGCCGGGTCGCCGCCAGACGACTTCGACTGCCGTCGCCAGAATGCCCAGCCCGATCAGAAAGGCAGCGAGCCGGGTCACCTCGATGGAGAAGCCCAGGTCGGGCATGAGGCTGACGAAGGTCCAGCCGAACAGCAGAAAGCCGGCAATGAGGCTGATCCGCCAAAGCCAGAAACGAGCAACCGCATCGCTTTCAAAAGCTGCCGTCGGCTGATCGGCCTTGGCGCTGGCGCCGCCCAAGGCAAACAGCAACTTGGGGATTGCCCGAACGACCCGAAACACGATGAAGGCTAGAAGCAGTGTGAGGATGATCTTACGCAGCAAGGGCGGCCATTCGAACGCCAGGAACGAGCCGACGCTGGCCAGGGCAAATGTCAGCAACGCAGCGATCTCCTCCAGGATTTGCTGTCCGGCGTCCTCTCCTGCGCCGGGTTTGTGTGCCCGGGCAAAGGCCCTCCGTATCAGCCACTCGGCGCCGAAGCCAACGGCAATCAGCACGGCCAATATGCCGACCACCAGCCCGGGCCTGTCCGAGTTCACGTCGCGCGAGACAACAGCGGCCGCGCTTGCCAGTTCCTCCGGTATCCGGGGGACTGCATCCAAAAGTCCACCGATGCGAGCGCGGACGGCGGCCTCCCAGCTCGAAATGCCCTCTACGAGCGACCTGGAAGGCGTCTCCGCGGCAGTCGCAGGGATCTTTCCCTCGAGCCATGTCTTCACCTGCGGATCAGAGAGCAGATCGAGGAACTGTTGTGCCTTTTCGGGTGGCACGCCCACGGGAACCTGCTGGGCCCAGCAGGTTCCAAGCAGCATCCAAAAGAGGATCGGAGCGACGGCAAACAGCAGAAAACCGATTCGAGTGGGTAGTGCGGTAGTCATGGCGCGCTCCGGATTAATTCCTGGCGGACAGCGCGACCAGATTTACACGCCATCAAACCAACCGTTTAGGCTCGACCGCGCGGCGAACTCTGCGCTCTATCCGTCTACCTATTGGGACGGTATCATAAAGTTGGGGAAGGCCGGGCCGCACCCACTCCGGCCCTTCCTCGATCAGGGCCGCGTCATCCGTTGTGGTTTCAGTCGCCATCACGGTCGTCATCGTGGGGGTCGTCGTCATCGTCGAACTTGTCATGAGAAGGATCGATGACGGGGACCAGGAAGACATGCCGACCCTCGTCATCCGACTCCTCACCTGACGGAATAGCTGCCGCTCGGCTTGTCTGCCAGATCTCCGTCTCCTCAGGGGTAGCCATCCGCACATGGATCTCCGAGACACCATCCCAGAGCGCACGACCCTTATTCTGCAGGACAATCAGGTCCCGCAGGAATCCCCGGTCTGCCAGCTGTGCTTTCGCTTCAATGTCGTTGGCGGCGTCAAAAGCGGCGATGCCGCGTCCTGAAATCTCGGCGACGTATACGGTCATTTCGGACACCCCTTATTCTCACACCGGCATCCCGACGTTCTCCTGGATATCTTGAACTCATCCGTGTAGTGTGTTGACGGCACAAGCCAACTGAATAGCGTACACACGCGTTGTTCCGATTGTCAATCGGCCGCGATTGGGACCTGGATCGGCCTTCTCGCCGAGAACCACATCTTCGATTTATATACCTCACAGATAGAAAATTGGGCGCCTCGTCCCTATTTCACTCCAGACCAAATCTTGCTGAGGTTCAGCTTGCGTTGAGAGGCCCGGACATGGGAGGCCGAAAGGGGAGACGAGTTGGTGGATGCAAGAAATCCGGAACCGTGGGGCACCTTGGTGATTGCGGATGGCGTATGCGGGCCTAGCTTCTTGACGGCGCTTTCATCCGATATGTGCCAGAACGCGATCTCGCTGCCCATATCCTTCACAAGTCTCGATGATTGCGGCCTCCTGGTCCCTTGCAACCAACTGGCTGCGCGCTGAGCTCTAATGCCATCGGGTCGACGCCGGGTTTGGAGCACCTAAAACCGCGCAGGTCGATGTGCGGGCATTCGGTCGTCTCGCTGGGCGACGATGGTGTCTTGAACGTTGCGTCTGACAAGGGCGTTGCCACATTTGCGGGCCCGCCGCATCCTGGTTTCTACCGGCGCGCGTGAGACGCCGCGCTCGGCGAAGCTAGTATCCGGCGATCGGCCAGTGGGTATCGTCACAACAGGCACCCTGCGGTCCTATGTCACATTCTATGGCCTCATGCCGTTCAGTCGCCCATTGATCGTCGGCTCAGAATTGGTGTCGCTGTTTCCTGCGATGGAATTCTGTTTACCGGGCGCTTCACGCCGGAGGCCGCGCTTTTCCTGCAGGCTTCGATCGGAGTTGCTGCGGGTAGTGCCGGGCCGGCCGTTGACCAGGACGGTCGCACGGACAACCCACTCTACTTCGCCAGCGGCAACGTATTGCGCGCCGTGGAGACTTGCAGTTGGGCTTTCCGCGAAGGGACAGTCGTGGGGGCGGCGATTGCGCTAGACCTGGACAGGGGAGGGGAGGCCGGACCACCGGTTGCTCTCACCTTCGATCCGCCGGCGAAGCTGGTGGTGCCGCAGATCTCGCGACGCGTCGAGCCGAACGTGTCCGCCTTCCGTCAATTCCAGCTACGCTTCAATCGACGCTGTCGCGGTGTCGTGTCACTCGAACTCGATGGCCGCAAGGTGTGGTGAAAGGCCCAGCTTTGGATGCCGGAACGACGGGTCCCAGTACCTATTCCGGACGCTGCACGCCAAGCGCAGGCAGTCCATTTTCGCTTTCGGGAGGATTAAGGAATGCGCGTTGCGGCCATAGACCAGGGCACGACATCGACCCGATGCCTTGTGGGTCAGCACGGCGGCGAAGCACGCCAACTGCATTCTTACAACATAAACATGCAAATTGAAGTCACCGCGCCACGTCTTACGCGAACCCCTGACCACTCGAGGCCTGAACTACCGGACCCCGTTTTGCTTGGTGCTGCTCTGCGACTTGCCCGCACCCGGGCCGCCTTTCGACACACCGCCCCCGTGGCTGCTTCCTGGATTTGTCGGATCCGGTCCATTGCCCCAACCATTGTTGCCCTTAGTACTGCCACCTCCGCCGGATGCCGCAATCGCCTTCGACGTCAGGCTGGTGGACAGAAGCATCGTCACGACAGGCGGGGTTACGACTGCAAAGCGGCCGCAGTCCTTCAGGAATTCGCGCCGGTCTTCGTTGCTTCGAGACTGCGAGCCGTCAACTTTTTCGGACATACGTGTTCCCCCCCGCGCCTAATGTGATCAATAGTACATTAGTATATTGAGTTATTCCAGCAAAGTCTTTGGTCTAGATCTGGGCCTTTAAGCTGGTCGGAGGTGACTTTCATCCAAAATGTGCACCTCCGGCTTGTCACTTCGCCTACCTCAACCAAAGCGCGCTCTAACAGTTTCGAAACAGCCCTATAGTTTACCAAGCGGCTTCGGGCGAAAAATGCGTCGCAACTCGCGAACCTTTCGCTCAATTTCCTGGCGCCAGGAAGGATAGGGCTCGCCACCGAAGCGATCCCAGGAACGGTAGTGGGCAAGTTCCGAGATAAGTGTCAGGAGCGTGAGCGGGCCCGCAAGATAGTCGCGGCCGAGCTGAAAATGCCGCCGGGCAAACTGGATCCTGGCCATCCATCCCACCCCGCTAGTAGCCGGCCGGTCTAGCCCGAGCAGCGCGTCGGCCGTCACGATTTGCGTATCCACAGCGTTTCTCTCATAACCGCTCGCGAAAAGCCCTCTCAACTCATTCCAGTCGATCGGTGACGTGCGGGAGAGCTTCGCGATGTCCAGAAGGTGGCGCAGGTCCATCAGCCCACGCCAGTAATCCCCGTCCTGAAACTGATCGTGCAGAAGCAAGAGGACGATCTGCGCAAGGGGCGTGGGTAAGCGCACGCGACTACCGGCAATATCTAGCGCGCGGCTGTCACGGTGGAGCCATTCTGCGTTACCGAAGGAGGACGGCCCCCTCGGTCGGCACTGTAGGTCAATGCTCCCGACATACGTTGGACGGACCAGAACGACCGGGAGATGATATTTTGTGTTTCCTGGCCAGGAGCCTTCGCCGGCTGAAAGCTCGATCTCGTATCCGACATGGCGCAATGTTTCTATTGCGGCGGCCATGTTCTCCGGACGGACAAGAATATCCAAATCGGTCAGGATGCGGGCGCCGAACTCTTCAGGGTCTGCACTCACGAGAACCGCTGTTCCCTTCATAACGACCGGTTCTATGCCAATGTCGTTGAGACGGGCGCTCGCCTCGATCAGTTGCGTCTTCAGTCTGCAATTCCGCTCCGCGTTGCGCGCGTAGATCATTGCCAGGTAATTGCTCACGTCTTTAGGCAAGTCCTGCGTTTTGGACTTCTTTGCCGCCGCTGCGAGAGAGGTGATCGTCAGGCTCCTGTTCGCAAGAGCTATGATCGCGTCCCAGTTCGCGTCTTTTGGTATCTGCCCATTGAGGCAGCAGGCAAGCGTAAGGAGGTCGCGTCTGCTATTGCCTGTCATGAAGGCGACTCAAGGTTTCTACGGCCTCGTCGAGGGCAGAGTACGTAAGTTCGACGGCGCGCGCCCCTGAAACCATCTGCAGGAGTCGCTGAAACTGCGGCAAAGCGAGGCGGCGCTCAGGCGTGAAAGCACCGGCCAGCAGTTCCGAAAGCACTTTTAGGGCATCAACGTCTGTAACCACGATCGGTCCCTTTCGCCGACGGCGGAGCAGTACGATGGCTTCAAGCGGAACCCGTTCCTGTGCGGCATAGCAAAGCCCTTTCGGATAGCGGACGCGCTTGTTGTCAAGCCGCCGATGGATAGGTGCCGCCAGAATGGCATCCGTCATTTGGTCGAGCAGACCCCAAGAACCCTGCTTGAGTGCCGGCGAGAAGGGCACGCCCACAAGCAGGCCATCCTCGTCCAAAAGGGCGATGTCATCCCCGCCGCAGGCGAAACCTGCTGCAAGCAGTGCCATGGCGAGCGTGGTCTTGCCAGCCCCCGGCGCGCCACAGACTAACAGGCCTCTGGCGTTCCTGACGAGCAATGCGGCGTGTAGCGCGACGTTCGTTCCAAGATTCGCAAGAACGTCGTCTGTTATCAGCGCCTTAAGCGCGGGGGCAGCTTCCGAGCCGGCGACGATCATTCCTGAGGTACGATTTCGGCTGATGCATACGCGATCGCCAAGCCGCGCCACGTCGTAGACAGCCGTGTGTGGCGTGTCGGCGTTCGTCCTGTTGTGGGTGAAAACGGGGAGAATGAGATCGCGAAGATCTTGATCGTAAAAGGCGATCGATACGGTGGTACCGGCGAAATCGAACTTTCGGGTATCTAGTGGCTGACCCTCATCCTCATCGAAAATGATCTCCAGTAGATTGCGTCGTGACCAATAGGCCAAGTAATTTTGCACCGACGCATGAGCCCGAGCCCGGCTGGCGCCCCGCGCCATAACCGCGGTTTCCAATTCACAAGGCGACGTGGGGTCGGTGAGAAGACAGGTAAGATAAGCGCTCAGCTCATCGAGCTGAAAAATCTGCTGCGACGCCTCGTCAAATATTGTCTTTCGCTCGCCAAGCAGGAAAAAATTTGCACCGGCGGAGAGGCGGAACTTCATTCCTATCCCATTTGCGTTCGCCACAGACAGTCAATCCACATTAACGATCGAAAGTACGGTTGCAAGGTGTCCGGTTTTCGGGAGCTGACGCGAACTCGGCGGGCTACGGCGCAACCTTTCAATTCGCACGGCAAAGCGGCCAGCGCCCAGCGT
Above is a genomic segment from Ensifer canadensis containing:
- a CDS encoding mechanosensitive ion channel family protein translates to MTTALPTRIGFLLFAVAPILFWMLLGTCWAQQVPVGVPPEKAQQFLDLLSDPQVKTWLEGKIPATAAETPSRSLVEGISSWEAAVRARIGGLLDAVPRIPEELASAAAVVSRDVNSDRPGLVVGILAVLIAVGFGAEWLIRRAFARAHKPGAGEDAGQQILEEIAALLTFALASVGSFLAFEWPPLLRKIILTLLLAFIVFRVVRAIPKLLFALGGASAKADQPTAAFESDAVARFWLWRISLIAGFLLFGWTFVSLMPDLGFSIEVTRLAAFLIGLGILATAVEVVWRRPGKPASLVAKSLLTLYLVVLWSAWVAGLLGLMWLGIYSLLLPALVRGVGDVAQAFANRITRTGAVGVMLNVLIVRGARAVVIAAAVAWLAYVWRIRAAALAGSETGAIVISGLSNGIIILLVADLLWQLSKALIAYRMELGPKDGSNADELARGARLRTLLPIFRNVLAVFIGVVTVLTILSGLGVQIAPLIAGAGIFGVAIGFGSQTLVKDVLSGVFYMLDDAFRVGEYIQSGSYKGTVESFSLRSVRLRHHRGPIFTVPFGELGAVQNMSRDWVIDKMTLNVTYDSDVDLARRLIKKVGQELAADPEFAADTLQPLKMQGVDSFGDFAIVLRMKLMTKPGAQFTIKRRAFMMIKKAFDENGIKIAVPTVHVTGGSDEAAGAQQALNMSKAAELAAKAPVGP
- a CDS encoding nucleotidyltransferase family protein, with the translated sequence MTGNSRRDLLTLACCLNGQIPKDANWDAIIALANRSLTITSLAAAAKKSKTQDLPKDVSNYLAMIYARNAERNCRLKTQLIEASARLNDIGIEPVVMKGTAVLVSADPEEFGARILTDLDILVRPENMAAAIETLRHVGYEIELSAGEGSWPGNTKYHLPVVLVRPTYVGSIDLQCRPRGPSSFGNAEWLHRDSRALDIAGSRVRLPTPLAQIVLLLLHDQFQDGDYWRGLMDLRHLLDIAKLSRTSPIDWNELRGLFASGYERNAVDTQIVTADALLGLDRPATSGVGWMARIQFARRHFQLGRDYLAGPLTLLTLISELAHYRSWDRFGGEPYPSWRQEIERKVRELRRIFRPKPLGKL
- a CDS encoding DUF4411 family protein, whose translation is MIAKARSIGATVVTHELPNPEVKKRVLIPDFCLVFDVPFVNTFEALRQFSAKFVWSP
- the rsgA gene encoding ribosome small subunit-dependent GTPase A gives rise to the protein MTNSCLRSALELLGWSDFFADQVKPTEADLVPKRVASVHRARIEAMGATGSDRLELPAHASTADFAVGDWVLADPRSHMLVRRLDRKTVFKRRPEVGRGQQLVAANIDTLLIVTSCNADFNIDRLERYLIMANEAGSKPVIVLTKADTADDVGIFQAKAEALQRDLPVVALNGRSADASSFLSSWCGVGQTIALVGSSGVGKSTLVNTLTRPASDAKQKTGTIREHDAQGRHTTTARSLHPIPGGGWVIDTPGIRTLYVSDITDGIDTLFSDIKELAPACRFRDCTHANEPGCAVQAAVKSGTLAADRLERWRSLVSENRDRTPVVSGPRGNKIVRKKKY
- a CDS encoding DUF1254 domain-containing protein — encoded protein: MMALAASTFLACTIGASAQTATPPASILTPDKVETRIGTLDFKDGMPSKETIEKIYDNLDFTHGFEAFVNTFQGVSIAALHKGFQSVGVKDNEVLIFSDLMDSKSLFLTANADTIYSLGMLDLSKGPMVLEVGPKMLGAIDDQWFRWVIDLGAPGADRGEGGKYLILPPGYEGNVPEGGYFVARARTNFVIWFARAFMENNDPKPVVEQIKKTLKVYPYQAGGYGTPVSEFLDGKTKLGPITPPPPTVFHEGSGVVMNTIPPNDYSYYEWLNEIVQQEPATALDAELMGPIAAIGIVKGKPFAPDARMKKILTEAVALANATSRTLFMAPRAEDWYYYPGSSWVNQLFVSGYEFETPIPEITPEGAKPYPATGYRLLDSRTSFFYGVTGITPGMAMRVPGIGSQYLWTIVDADKQPFDGAKTYKVTLPKDIPYANFWSFIAYDNQTRSMLDTPQRYPRAGSQSYPSPAAEAAADGTTTVWFSPQQPEGVARGNWIQTVPGKGFIPCLRLYGPLEPFFTKEWRPSEVELVTK